A single region of the Streptomyces sp. NBC_01803 genome encodes:
- a CDS encoding sulfotransferase — protein MVDRVRVLYIGGLGRSGSTVLSRALGELPGFFHVGELVFLWSRGATRNELCGCGSRFLDCPFWTDVGKRAFGGWEAADPSRVAALQHEVDRTRYLPQLLRPGLSRDFRRRLGELTALLGRLYAAIQEVSGCSVVVDSSKHVSYAATLRQVPSVDLRLLHVIRDSRGVAHSWAKKVKRPDVVEGESYMAKIPVPKLAARWTAFNGLFDVLRLVHGDAMGLRYERFVAEPAATLTRIAALAGREIRPADLDFVQDAGLRLSAEHSVSGNPMRFTSGPVPLRVDDAWRSAMAPGDRAVVTALTTPGMLRYGYRLRGKTTR, from the coding sequence ATGGTGGATCGAGTCCGCGTGCTCTACATCGGAGGACTGGGCCGCAGCGGCAGTACCGTCCTCTCCCGCGCCCTCGGCGAGCTTCCCGGCTTCTTCCACGTCGGCGAACTGGTCTTCCTCTGGTCCCGGGGCGCGACCCGGAATGAACTGTGCGGCTGCGGCAGCCGGTTCCTGGACTGCCCCTTCTGGACGGACGTCGGCAAGCGGGCGTTCGGCGGCTGGGAGGCCGCCGACCCCTCCCGGGTCGCCGCCCTCCAGCACGAGGTGGACCGGACCCGCTACCTTCCACAGCTCCTGCGGCCCGGCCTCAGCCGCGACTTCCGGCGCAGACTCGGCGAGTTGACCGCCCTCCTCGGCCGGCTCTACGCGGCGATCCAGGAGGTGAGCGGCTGTTCGGTCGTGGTCGACTCCTCCAAGCACGTCTCCTACGCCGCGACGCTCCGTCAGGTCCCGTCCGTCGACCTGCGACTGCTGCACGTCATCCGCGACAGCCGGGGCGTGGCGCACTCGTGGGCGAAGAAGGTCAAGCGACCCGATGTCGTCGAGGGCGAGTCCTACATGGCGAAGATCCCGGTGCCGAAGCTGGCCGCGCGGTGGACAGCGTTCAACGGCCTCTTCGACGTGCTGCGGCTGGTGCACGGGGACGCCATGGGGCTGCGCTACGAGCGGTTCGTCGCCGAACCGGCCGCCACGCTGACCCGGATCGCGGCCCTCGCCGGTCGCGAGATCCGGCCCGCCGACCTCGACTTCGTCCAGGACGCGGGCCTGCGGCTGTCGGCCGAGCACAGCGTCTCCGGCAATCCCATGCGCTTCACCAGCGGCCCGGTCCCGCTGCGCGTGGACGACGCCTGGCGGTCGGCGATGGCGCCGGGCGACCGAGCCGTCGTCACCGCCCTCACCACGCCCGGCATGCTCCGCTACGGCTACCGCCTCAGGGGGAAGACGACTCGATGA